The nucleotide sequence CCACAGTTAACTCATACCGATTATCAGCTTATCTTCTATTACTACTAATCATGGTAAAAGAAAATGTAGTTTGGTGTAAACACCACGCATCAGTAAGTTTTTTCCTTCAAACAGTTCCGGAAAAGAAGGCGAGCCTTGGAGCAACCGTAAAGTTGCCTCCGTCTGACCTATAGCTCAGGGGTTCAAGCCGTGGGATTAACCATGGATGCTTGTATCAATCTAGGCTGCCTATTCATACCCATACCCTTTGTGGTGCTGCCGTTGACCGAATTCTGCAGGAACATGGGATGCTTCATGCACTTCCCGATAACACTCGTTTGGTCCCTCATATACACCTACAATGTCTCTAATTATTTTTAGCATGCTGAAAGTTGCTTCTGTTTATGTTCCTAGATATTTGCAAGTCCGACGTACGAGTTCTTGGATACCAAGTATGGAGTTAGAGGGAGTGCACTGGCTTGTAAAAATTTGGCATTCAGAGTCATTGTTAGAGGTGGTTATATAGCCATTACTGCATTCCTCTCTGCCCTATTGCCTTTTCTGGGAGACTTCATGAGCCTTACAGGTGCTATCAGTACATTTCCACTCACATTTATACTTCCAAATCATATGTACATTGTTGCTAGGAGAAAGAAGCTGTCATTATTACAGAAGAGTTGGCATTGGCTCAATATTTGTTTCTTTAGTTGTATAGCAGTTGCTGCATTAGTAGCTGCATTGAAGCTCATTACTGTAGACTCCAAAACATACCATGTATTTGctgacttataatttttattttttagtatttgagGGGATAATGTTCCCTTCTTTGGGGGTCATTTATATGTAAATGTTAAATTATTCAGTTACAATAAATGCCTTCTGATTTTGTAGTCATAGAATGGTATATAAAAAGAGCAGTCTGATCCACAAAATATATCGCATTCGCGCAGTGTTTGAAGAATGGCCGCACCCTAGGGAGTGTAGTGTAGATAGCCTATTCTATTACAAGTTTAAGTGGTTGctttcacatttttttcttttcaaaatggcgGTGGGAAAGAGGGGATTACAAGGTAGGAGAATGTCTCACCTAGAAGTGAAAGTTTAAGTAGTCAAACCACCCGAGGCCATGAAAATCAGAATTTTTCGGAGTTGAAGTTAGAgttagagttgtgtttggccatgaatataaattaaagtttttttctaaaattttatgagagaagtatgagtgaaaaaagatACAATTTcggaattgtatttgaaattttcatggtcaaatacatcttgttttcacttttttcactaaagtgaaataatttttcgaaaaaaaaaatgaataatttttataGCCAAATGGCTACGAAGATTTCCCTCTCCTTTCATGATAACGAACTCgaggattggttcatttggaaactgaaaatgaacaactctactTCTACAGTCAATTGAggtatagcatgaatggagccaattcatgccgagaatgacgtcgaaattcgtcatctctaactctactaagtctgctgaagtgactttctgagatatcataaccagacagttcttgtatacctgtcgAACTATGATAGACTggcctactggggtagagactgagaaaagttctattaagatttctagtctgactttaaagttgactgttatgtaaggagttacaaaagacagagaagctcctagatctaataaggcataaacatgtaaatggaagatctgtaacataccagtgaccacatcaggagaactttcctgatcttatcgggaatgaagtgcataaagcctgtttgggtgttgcccactggtggcactgggaGTTACCAGTAGGGGTGTACAAACCAAACTGCTAAGTCAAATCGAACagatgaatcaaaccaaaccgaggaaaaaaacgacttatggtttggtttgattggtttggtgttggggGGAAAAATCGATCATTCTTAGTTTGGTTttgtattagcaaaaataaaatcaaaccgaaccgacataatatatatatatatataattttaatttcttatatgtaaaaaaatattacttataatctactttctaattacttttattacttttttatattcagaaaatagatatatattcttgacctttaattataatatttgtccattagtaacaaattaatacaaagctcaatatatatatatatatatatataaaggagaaacaagacaaGGATGATGTGGCACTCTCTATGGCCTtcaatcctatttttcttttttctccttttttgacaatttttctcatttctttcaattaatttattttacaaataaataaattcttattCTTTATTAATATGCATGTATGATTCCATTGGTATTCCTAATTAATGGTCTCTTAAAGCTCATAATAGTTATAAAATACCAAAGGTCAAGAAAGTGGAAGTGGCATAAAATGTAAAGTAGTATATAAAGACAACGTTCTTTTATTCAAATGACTCATGAATTTTTCTCATCATATTAAGTATTTTAGATAATGTAAATCTACACATTGTAAgagtttttgatattttctcctaTAACCTTTGTGAAGAAAAGAGATGTTGTTGTATGATCTGAAAAACTTTCTATATGGCCTCTTCACATTTCTGAAGTGTTAGGATTATAAATTGTATTCATTTTCTATACAAAATTGATATTTGAGCACTAATCATGTATTTATTGCTTTTCATTGGGAAAAAAGTAGTTGTTTATGTCTCAATTGGCtgctttttattcaattttttgtttGCCGTCGATTCTGTTACACCGAACACCATTCGGTAAACccaagaaaagcaaaaaatttatcataaaaattaaatcttgaaagtACAGAgttcaaaaattttctcaaaaaaattaaatcttgggACAAAGAAGAATCAGTGACGAATAACTTCGACCAACGACGACAATGACCGCCGAATCGATCGAACCCACATCATCATCCTTTTTTACACGAATGGCGAATGAAGCAGCAGCTCTCTATTTGCTACTGCTACTTTGGAGGAAAAGAGAGACAATCAAAGCCAGAGAGCACCAGCTTTTTTTAAAAGAGGAACTAATATGTCATTAATATGAGCTGCCATGATACTGTCCATGGACCCAACGAGCTTGCCACCAATGAAGAAACCAAGCAGAGAGGGGGTGGAGGAGTTGCCAAGAAGACTAAACAAGGCGTTCTGCCAAGTGGGATTGTGATCATTGCATTCATAAACTGTTGGGTTGACACCCATTCCACACAAGAGCCTCTTTATAGCATGACACATGCAACATGTATTTTTGCTGAACATCACCACTGCATTCTTTGAAGCCATTCTCTCTATTTCTTCCTGTAGGTAACCACTCCAAGATTCTGTTTCATACTGcattttacttgtttttcaaTTAAGTTGTGAGAAGGAAATGTCTATAGACTGATAGGGGTGTTAATTATTCGGCTAATAAgcatataataaatttaaaggatgTATATATGAAAGTATTGAGATggtaaaagaatataaaaagaaagatgaagaagatgttGACATAAAATTTGGAGTAAAATGTGGATTTTAATTTACTGATTTTAGGCAAAAATTATGACAAAgcaatttaaaaaatattgacaAAAGATCACGTAAAAACTTAGAGGTGAATATTTGCAATGATTTGTGAATCATTTACCGTATTCAATTGTGCCCAATATTTATGTTCTATTAATTAAGAGTATTACATCATAGTACTTTTCATATTTTGCTgccttttaaaataaaaaaaagtttccCTTTCATACTTTTCTTCTTAAATTAATGAAGAGAAT is from Capsicum annuum cultivar UCD-10X-F1 chromosome 5, UCD10Xv1.1, whole genome shotgun sequence and encodes:
- the LOC107872034 gene encoding glutaredoxin-C7-like gives rise to the protein MQYETESWSGYLQEEIERMASKNAVVMFSKNTCCMCHAIKRLLCGMGVNPTVYECNDHNPTWQNALFSLLGNSSTPSLLGFFIGGKLVGSMDSIMAAHINDILVPLLKKAGALWL